In Symphalangus syndactylus isolate Jambi chromosome 14, NHGRI_mSymSyn1-v2.1_pri, whole genome shotgun sequence, one DNA window encodes the following:
- the GGCX gene encoding vitamin K-dependent gamma-carboxylase isoform X4 has translation MMLGLCYRISCVLFLLPYWYVFLLDKTSWNNHSYLYGLLAFQLTFMDANHYWSVDGLLNARRRNAHVPLWNYAVLRGQIFIVYFIAGVKKLDADWVEGYSMEYLSRHWLFSPFKLLLSEELTSLLVVHWGGLLLDLSAGFLLFFDASRSIGLFFVSYFHCMNSQLFSIGMFSYVMLASSPLFCSPEWPRKLVSYCPQRLQELLPLKAAPQPSVSCVYKRSRGKSSQKPGLRHQLGAAFTLLYLLEQLFLPYSHFLTQGYNNWTNGLYGYSWDMMVHSRSHQHVKITYRDGRTGELGYLNPGVFTQSRRWKDHADMLKQYATCLSRLLPKYNVTEPQIYFDIWVSINDRFQQRIFDPRVDIVQAAWSPFQRTSWVQPLLMDLSPWRAKLQEIKSSLDNHTEVVFIADFPGLHLENFVSEDLGNTSIQLLQGEVTVELVAEQKNQTLREGEKMQLPAGEYHKVYTTSPSPSCYMYIYVNTTELALEQDLAYLQELKEKVENGSETGPLPPELQPLLEGEVKRGPEPTPLVQTFLRRQQRLQEIERRRNTPFHERFFRFLLRKLYVFRRSFLMTCISLRNLILGRPSLEQLAQEVTYANLRPFEPVGELSPSNMDSSHPNPPESNPDPVHSEF, from the exons GTCTGTGGACGGTCTGCTGAATGCGCGTAGGAGGAATGCCCACGTGCCCCTTTGGAACTATGCAGTGCTGCGTGGCCAG atctTCATTGTGTACTTCATTGCGGGTGTGAAAAAGCTGGATGCAGACTGGGTTGAAGGCTATTCCATGGAATATTTGTCCCGGCACTGGCTCTTCAGTCCCTTCAA ACTGCTGTTGTCTGAGGAGCTGACTAGCCTGCTGGTCGTGCACTGGGGTGGGCTGCTGCTTGACCTCTCAGCTGgtttcctgctcttttttgatGCCTCAAGATCCATTGGCCTCTTCTTTGTGTCCTACTTCCACTGCATGAATTCCCAGCTTTTCAGCATTG GTATGTTCTCCTACGTCATGCTGGCCAGCAGCCCTCTCTTCTGCTCCCCTGAGTGGCCTCGGAAGCTGGTGTCCTACTGCCCCCAAAGGTTGCAAGAACTGCTGCCTCTCAAGGCAGCCCCTCAGCCCAGTGTTTCCTGTGTGTATAAGAGGAGCCGGGGCAAAAGTAGCCAGAAGCCAGGGCTGCGCCATCAGCTGGGAGCTGCCTTCACCCTGCTCTACCTCTTGGAGCAGCTATTCCTGCCCTATTCTCATTTTCTCACCCAG GGCTATAACAACTGGACAAATGGGCTGTATGGCTATTCCTGGGACATGATGGTGCACTCCCGCTCCCACCAGCACGTGAAGATTACCTACCGTGATGGCCGCACTGGCGAACTGGGCTACCTTAACCCTGGG GTATTTACACAGAGTCGGCGATGGAAGGATCATGCAGACATGCTGAAGCAATATGCCACTTGCCTGAGCCGCCTGCTTCCCAAGTATAATGTCACTGAGCCCCAGATCTACTTTGATATTTGGGTCTCCATCAATGACCGCTTCCAGCAGAG GATTTTTGACCCTCGTGTGGACATCGTGCAGGCCGCTTGGTCCCCCTTTCAGCGCACATCCTGGGTGCAACCACTCTTGATGGACCTGTCTCCCTGGAGGGCCAAGTTACAGGAAatcaagagcagcctggacaaccaCACTGAGGTGGTCTTCATTGCAGATTTCCCTG GACTGCACTTGGAGAATTTTGTGAGTGAAGACCTGGGCAACACTAGCATCCAGCTGCTGCAGGGGGAAGTGACTGTGGAGCTTGTGGCAGAACAGAAGAACCAGACTCTTCGAGAGGGAGAAAAAATGCAG TTGCCTGCTGGTGAGTACCATAAGGTGTATACGACATCACCTAGCCCTTCTTGCTACATGTACATCTATGTCAACACTACAGAGCTTGCACTGGAGCAAGACCTGGCATATCTTCAAGAATTAAAGGAAAAGGTGGAGAATGGAAGTG AAACAGGGCCTCTACCCCCAGAGCTGCAGCCTCTGTTGGAAGGGGAAGTAAAAAGGGGCCCTGAGCCAACACCTCTGGTTCAGACCTTTCTTAGACGCCAACAAAGGCTTCAGGAGATTGAACGCCGGCGAAATACTCCTTTCCATGAGCGATTCTTCCGCTTCTTGTTGCGAAAGCTCTATGTCTTTCGCCGCAG cTTCCTGATGACTTGTATCTCACTTCGAAATCTGATATTAGGCCGCCCTTCCCTGGAGCAGCTGGCCCAGGAGGTGACTTACGCAAACTTGAGACCCTTTGAGCCAGTTGGAGAACTGAGTCCCTCAAACATGGATTCTTCACATCCTAATCCTCCTGAGTCAAATCCTGATCCTGTCCACTCAGAGTTCTGA